The following proteins are co-located in the Robbsia betulipollinis genome:
- a CDS encoding acyl-CoA thioesterase, whose protein sequence is MNDASHQLSMTVLMTPDMANFSGNVHGGAILKLLDGVAYACASRYAGRYVVTLSVDQVVFRQPIHVGELVSFLASVNYTGRSSMEIGIKVITENIRTQLVRHTNSCYFTMVAVDDAGNSVEVPPLVPDGSEARERFRKAELRRQLRKEMEDRYHLIRASGADVDASGATRPLAG, encoded by the coding sequence ATGAACGACGCCAGCCACCAATTATCCATGACCGTGCTCATGACGCCGGACATGGCCAACTTCTCCGGCAACGTCCATGGCGGCGCGATCCTCAAGCTGCTCGACGGCGTCGCCTATGCGTGCGCGAGCCGCTATGCGGGGCGCTACGTGGTGACGCTGTCGGTCGACCAGGTGGTGTTCCGTCAGCCGATTCATGTCGGCGAACTGGTGAGCTTCCTCGCCTCGGTCAACTACACCGGACGCAGTTCGATGGAGATCGGCATCAAGGTCATCACCGAAAACATCCGCACGCAGCTCGTGCGGCATACGAACAGCTGCTATTTCACGATGGTGGCGGTCGACGATGCCGGCAACTCCGTGGAAGTGCCGCCGCTGGTACCCGATGGCAGCGAGGCGCGCGAGCGGTTTCGCAAGGCCGAGCTGCGCCGGCAGCTGCGCAAGGAAATGGAGGACCGCTATCATCTCATCCGCGCCTCGGGCGCCGATGTCGACGCGAGCGGTGCCACGCGGCCGCTGGCCGGCTGA
- a CDS encoding MFS transporter, with protein sequence MRPPDTHSRALALVLGALVVAMANSTAPSPLYRLFQIQWGFSATTLTLVYAVYSGGVLTTLLSLGRLSDRLRDRRLLIVPALGVIAAGALCIAAATSVGGLIVGRLLSGLGTGALTGAASAALVELIAPVARKRAAMLATTSITAGAALGPALSALALWLHLGATHLPFIATALAALGVAGGLMRVGWPARTVAATAVPAGMVADEGAERAAGRTMASAAAPDGRPDAAREREPGLLASCGPAFPVAAAALALAWAAGAFAMTLAPSLAERLMGIHDRTIIALLLCALQIVMGIAQLLARHAAPRTALVVGTVLVALAVPVCALASWWGLAALFCGGTLAIGIGYGAGFVGAAAMINDIAPAHRRASAVSLFYVVGYGGSALPILAFGALADAFGFLPATALFALASVGVAAAIVRVAPRLPAQ encoded by the coding sequence GTGCGCCCTCCCGACACGCATTCCCGCGCGCTGGCCCTGGTGCTGGGCGCGCTGGTGGTGGCGATGGCGAACAGCACCGCCCCCTCGCCCCTGTACCGGCTGTTTCAGATCCAGTGGGGCTTCAGCGCGACCACGCTGACCCTGGTGTACGCGGTGTATTCCGGCGGCGTGCTGACGACGCTGCTCTCGCTGGGCCGGCTGTCCGACCGCCTGCGCGACCGGCGGCTGCTGATCGTGCCCGCGCTGGGGGTGATCGCCGCGGGGGCGCTGTGCATCGCGGCGGCGACCTCGGTCGGCGGATTGATCGTCGGGCGGCTGCTTTCCGGCCTGGGCACCGGCGCATTGACCGGCGCCGCCAGCGCGGCGCTGGTCGAACTGATCGCGCCCGTCGCGCGCAAGCGCGCCGCCATGCTCGCGACGACGTCGATCACCGCGGGCGCCGCGCTGGGACCCGCGCTCAGCGCGCTGGCGCTGTGGCTGCATCTGGGCGCCACCCATCTGCCGTTCATCGCGACGGCCCTGGCCGCGCTGGGCGTCGCCGGCGGGCTGATGCGCGTCGGCTGGCCCGCACGCACCGTGGCGGCCACGGCCGTACCGGCCGGGATGGTAGCGGACGAAGGGGCCGAGCGCGCCGCGGGGAGGACCATGGCAAGCGCTGCCGCCCCGGACGGCCGGCCGGACGCCGCCCGGGAGCGGGAGCCCGGTTTGCTGGCCAGTTGCGGCCCCGCTTTCCCCGTGGCCGCGGCGGCACTGGCGCTTGCCTGGGCCGCCGGGGCTTTCGCGATGACGCTGGCGCCCTCGCTGGCCGAAAGGCTGATGGGCATCCACGACCGGACGATCATCGCGCTGCTGCTCTGCGCGCTACAGATCGTGATGGGCATCGCGCAACTGCTCGCGCGGCACGCCGCGCCGCGCACCGCGCTGGTCGTCGGCACCGTGCTCGTCGCCCTGGCGGTACCGGTTTGCGCGCTCGCCAGCTGGTGGGGCCTGGCTGCCCTGTTTTGCGGCGGCACGCTGGCGATCGGCATCGGCTACGGCGCGGGGTTCGTGGGTGCCGCGGCGATGATCAACGATATTGCCCCCGCGCATCGCCGCGCCAGCGCGGTCTCGCTGTTCTACGTGGTGGGCTATGGCGGCAGCGCGCTGCCGATCCTGGCGTTCGGCGCGCTGGCCGATGCCTTCGGCTTTCTGCCGGCCACCGCGCTGTTCGCGCTGGCGAGCGTCGGCGTGGCCGCCGCGATCGTGCGGGTCGCGCCGCGCCTGCCGGCGCAATGA
- a CDS encoding NAD(P)/FAD-dependent oxidoreductase — protein MQTHTSHRIVIVGGGAGGLELATQLGRRLARRGKAHVTLVDRNATHIWKPMLHEVAAGSLDPYIHQVQYAAQARWNAFHFEQGDFVGIDRAARTIRLAPLVFSDSGEDIALLPEREIAYDTLVLAIGSTTNFFNVEGAEQHALALDTVADAERFRRLLISALVRAPAQAEGNARPLVRVAIIGAGATGVELAAELRTTASELRDFGVHKLDPWQDVTITVIEGNPRILPALPERVSVATARLLSELGVSMITGDPVAKVEESVIRTQGGQYIPTDLTVWTAGIKGPAVLGTLDGLEVTRGNQIAVHQTLQSKSDPNIFAFGDCAACPWPAIGRNVPPRAQAAHQQATFLAKALPRHIAGGSLPIFQYRDLGSLISIGQVTAVGNLMGGGAGKSVFLEGFLARMMYVSLYRMHVVALTGVTHALLDALAQRLRKTSVPRIKLH, from the coding sequence ATGCAGACCCACACCAGCCATCGCATCGTCATCGTCGGCGGCGGCGCCGGCGGCCTCGAACTCGCCACCCAGCTTGGGCGCCGTCTCGCCCGGCGCGGCAAGGCGCACGTGACGCTGGTGGACCGCAACGCCACCCATATCTGGAAACCGATGCTGCACGAGGTGGCCGCCGGCAGTCTCGATCCCTATATCCATCAGGTGCAGTACGCGGCGCAGGCGCGCTGGAACGCCTTTCACTTCGAGCAGGGCGATTTCGTGGGCATCGACCGCGCCGCCAGGACGATTCGCCTCGCGCCGCTGGTCTTCAGCGACAGCGGCGAGGACATCGCGCTGCTGCCGGAACGCGAGATCGCGTACGATACGCTCGTGCTGGCGATCGGCAGCACGACGAATTTCTTCAATGTGGAGGGGGCGGAGCAGCATGCGCTGGCGCTCGACACGGTCGCCGACGCGGAACGCTTCCGCCGCCTGCTGATCAGCGCGCTGGTGCGGGCACCGGCGCAGGCCGAGGGCAATGCCCGGCCGCTGGTGCGCGTGGCGATCATCGGCGCCGGCGCAACCGGCGTGGAACTCGCCGCCGAGCTGCGCACCACCGCCAGCGAACTGCGCGACTTCGGCGTCCACAAGCTCGACCCCTGGCAGGACGTCACGATCACGGTCATCGAAGGCAATCCGCGCATCCTGCCGGCGCTGCCGGAACGGGTCTCGGTGGCAACCGCGCGCCTGCTGAGCGAGCTGGGCGTGTCCATGATCACCGGCGACCCGGTGGCGAAGGTGGAGGAAAGCGTGATCCGCACGCAGGGCGGCCAGTACATTCCGACCGATCTGACGGTCTGGACCGCCGGCATCAAGGGCCCCGCCGTGCTCGGCACGCTCGACGGCCTGGAGGTCACCCGCGGCAACCAGATCGCGGTCCACCAGACGCTGCAATCGAAATCCGACCCGAACATCTTCGCGTTCGGCGACTGCGCCGCCTGCCCCTGGCCGGCGATCGGCAGGAACGTGCCGCCGCGTGCGCAGGCCGCGCATCAGCAAGCCACGTTTCTCGCGAAAGCCTTGCCCCGGCATATCGCGGGGGGATCGCTGCCGATATTCCAGTATCGCGACCTCGGTTCGCTGATCTCGATCGGCCAGGTGACGGCGGTGGGCAATCTGATGGGCGGCGGCGCCGGCAAGAGCGTCTTCCTCGAAGGCTTCCTGGCACGCATGATGTACGTGTCGCTGTACCGGATGCACGTGGTCGCGCTGACAGGCGTGACGCACGCACTGCTCGACGCGCTCGCGCAACGCCTGCGCAAGACCTCGGTGCCACGCATCAAGCTGCACTGA
- a CDS encoding MFS transporter has protein sequence MLGIGLVNMLVALDQTVVSTALPSIVSELRGFEYYAWIANAYLLASIVTVPVFGRLGDLFGRKPFVVAAVLIFTVASILCGFAHSMLFLVIARALQGIGGGMMVGTAFASIPDLFPDPRTRVRWQVVMAAAYGIGTAAGPSLGGFLTEHYGWRSTFLVNLPVGLASLFCIVRFLPAVRHVPHAPVRLDILGAALITLALGGLQLCVERFPETGPSAGNLVLLAGVLVCCCALLACERRAAHPMIPLDLFGDRDLRRLFALSLASGFIMFSLLFFTPLLLQGGFGLSPQLAGLLATPLAAFIAVGSIINSRIVVHLARPVTTLLAGFALMLYAAIGVMATQSYTPHWFLVSAVMAAGVGLGFTLNNLNIFAQEIAGRARFGIATALMQSSRMVGGMLGTTLIGTLVAHSYAAGVAQRLSRVTETPLPAAIAARFHDPQLLVDPESQREVLAALQPLHVNGRELLAASRDVLVGAVHMGMLLTAVTALAAVLIAGRLLHIRLHARKQDDASL, from the coding sequence ATGCTCGGCATCGGTCTGGTCAACATGCTGGTCGCGCTCGACCAGACCGTCGTCAGCACCGCCTTGCCGTCGATCGTCTCGGAACTCAGAGGCTTCGAATACTATGCCTGGATCGCCAACGCCTATCTGCTGGCGTCGATCGTCACGGTGCCGGTATTCGGCCGGCTTGGCGATCTGTTCGGGCGCAAGCCCTTCGTGGTCGCCGCGGTCCTGATCTTCACCGTGGCCTCGATCCTGTGCGGTTTCGCTCATTCCATGCTGTTTCTGGTGATCGCGCGCGCGCTCCAGGGCATCGGCGGAGGCATGATGGTGGGCACCGCGTTCGCGTCGATACCGGATCTGTTCCCCGATCCCCGGACGCGCGTGCGCTGGCAGGTGGTGATGGCCGCGGCCTATGGCATCGGCACGGCCGCCGGCCCGTCGCTCGGCGGCTTTCTCACCGAACACTACGGCTGGCGCTCGACTTTCCTGGTGAACCTGCCGGTGGGCCTCGCCAGCCTGTTCTGCATCGTCCGGTTCCTGCCGGCGGTGCGTCATGTGCCCCATGCGCCGGTGCGTCTCGACATCCTGGGCGCGGCGCTGATCACGCTCGCGCTGGGTGGCCTGCAACTGTGCGTCGAGCGCTTTCCGGAGACCGGCCCGAGCGCCGGCAACCTGGTTCTGCTGGCCGGCGTGCTGGTCTGCTGCTGCGCGTTGCTGGCCTGCGAGCGGCGCGCGGCGCATCCGATGATCCCGCTCGATCTGTTCGGCGACCGGGATCTGCGGCGCCTGTTCGCGTTGTCGCTCGCCTCCGGCTTCATCATGTTCTCGCTGCTGTTCTTCACGCCCTTGCTGCTGCAAGGCGGCTTCGGCCTGTCGCCGCAGCTCGCCGGCCTGCTGGCCACGCCGCTCGCCGCCTTCATCGCAGTAGGCAGCATCATCAATTCCCGCATCGTCGTGCACCTCGCGCGCCCGGTCACCACCCTGCTGGCCGGCTTCGCATTGATGCTGTACGCGGCCATCGGCGTGATGGCCACGCAGTCGTACACGCCGCACTGGTTCCTGGTGAGCGCGGTGATGGCCGCCGGCGTGGGGCTGGGGTTCACCCTGAACAACCTGAACATCTTCGCGCAGGAGATCGCCGGTCGCGCCCGTTTCGGCATCGCCACCGCGCTGATGCAGTCCTCGCGCATGGTAGGCGGCATGCTGGGCACGACGCTGATCGGCACGCTGGTCGCGCACAGCTATGCCGCCGGGGTGGCGCAGCGCCTGTCGCGCGTCACGGAAACGCCCCTGCCCGCGGCCATCGCCGCGCGCTTTCACGACCCGCAACTGCTGGTGGATCCGGAGAGTCAGCGCGAGGTGCTGGCGGCCCTGCAGCCGTTGCACGTCAACGGGCGCGAGTTGCTGGCCGCAAGCCGCGACGTGCTGGTGGGCGCGGTGCACATGGGCATGCTGCTCACGGCGGTTACGGCCCTTGCCGCGGTGCTGATCGCGGGCCGCCTGCTGCATATCCGCCTGCACGCGCGGAAACAGGACGACGCCAGCCTCTGA
- a CDS encoding OmpW/AlkL family protein has translation MKIRYAAGIALALGWNMQAHAQAAGDVLLNLGWFHVAPQDSSTPLRVNTPLGSAAIPNSSASVENSDTGGGSIGYFITDHVAVEGIFGYAPKMQLDGGGSLAALGNLGSANEWSPAVLLKYYFGEPDAKLRPYVGAGASYVWYSNVKLQPALASGAFLAATGLSGTTHADLSSSFAPVLNTGMNVRLSKRWSVGLSVSYLVLSTRAKLTTQSALGTITSETRLHLNPIVTFVSLGYRF, from the coding sequence ATGAAGATACGTTACGCGGCGGGCATCGCCCTGGCCCTCGGCTGGAACATGCAGGCCCATGCCCAGGCGGCGGGCGACGTGCTGCTCAATCTGGGATGGTTTCACGTGGCGCCGCAGGATTCGAGCACGCCCCTGCGCGTAAACACGCCGTTGGGCAGCGCCGCCATTCCGAATTCCAGCGCGAGCGTGGAAAACAGCGACACCGGCGGCGGCAGCATCGGCTATTTCATCACCGATCATGTCGCCGTCGAGGGCATTTTCGGTTACGCGCCGAAAATGCAGCTCGACGGTGGTGGTTCGCTGGCCGCGCTCGGCAATCTGGGAAGCGCGAACGAGTGGAGCCCGGCGGTCTTGCTGAAATATTACTTTGGCGAGCCGGACGCCAAGCTGCGGCCTTACGTGGGCGCGGGCGCTTCGTACGTCTGGTATTCGAACGTGAAGCTCCAGCCGGCGTTGGCCAGCGGCGCCTTTCTGGCGGCAACCGGCTTGTCGGGCACGACGCACGCGGACCTGAGCAGTTCCTTCGCGCCGGTGCTCAACACGGGGATGAACGTGCGCCTCTCGAAGCGCTGGTCCGTGGGCCTGTCCGTTTCCTATCTGGTGCTGAGCACCCGCGCGAAGCTGACGACGCAATCCGCCTTGGGAACGATCACCAGCGAAACCCGGCTGCACTTGAATCCGATCGTCACCTTCGTCTCGCTAGGCTACCGCTTCTGA
- the argC gene encoding N-acetyl-gamma-glutamyl-phosphate reductase → MSFNVFVDGQEGTTGLRIFEYLSARDDIWILRIDENRRKDADARRELIDASDVTFLCLPDSASRESVALSTQPRTCIIDASTAFRTDPNWAYGLPELGSRYREALRSKKRIAVPGCHASAFLLSVHPLLASGLVASDYPVSSYSITGYSGGGKKMIADYESGQLPQLASPRAYALALNHKHLPEMRFHAGLDHAPIFTPIVGDFYQGLAVTTYWHPRQFVRPAGIADVHACLSAHYASEHFVKVHPLGAAENLDNGFFDIQACNGTNRVDLFVFGDDERIVTIARLDNLGKGAAGAAVQCMNLHLGLDESFGLTV, encoded by the coding sequence ATGAGCTTCAATGTATTTGTCGATGGCCAGGAAGGCACCACGGGCCTGCGTATTTTTGAATACCTCAGTGCCCGCGACGATATCTGGATTCTGCGCATCGACGAAAACCGCCGCAAGGACGCCGATGCCCGTCGGGAACTGATCGATGCGTCCGACGTCACGTTCCTCTGCCTGCCGGACAGTGCTTCTCGCGAATCGGTGGCGCTGTCGACGCAGCCGCGGACCTGCATCATCGATGCCAGCACTGCTTTTCGGACAGATCCGAACTGGGCCTACGGACTGCCCGAACTCGGTTCCCGCTACCGCGAGGCGCTGCGCTCGAAAAAACGCATCGCCGTACCCGGCTGCCACGCCTCGGCCTTCCTGCTGAGCGTGCATCCGCTGCTGGCGAGCGGACTGGTGGCATCCGACTATCCGGTGTCGAGCTATTCGATTACCGGCTACAGCGGCGGCGGCAAGAAAATGATCGCCGATTATGAATCGGGACAGTTGCCGCAGCTCGCAAGCCCGCGTGCGTATGCGCTCGCGCTGAACCACAAGCACCTGCCGGAGATGCGTTTCCACGCCGGACTCGATCACGCGCCGATTTTCACGCCGATCGTGGGCGATTTCTACCAAGGTCTGGCGGTGACCACGTACTGGCATCCCCGGCAATTCGTGCGGCCGGCGGGCATTGCCGACGTGCATGCCTGCCTGTCGGCACATTATGCGAGCGAGCATTTCGTCAAGGTCCATCCGTTGGGTGCGGCGGAGAACCTGGACAATGGCTTTTTCGATATCCAGGCGTGCAATGGCACGAACCGCGTCGACCTGTTCGTCTTCGGCGACGACGAGCGGATCGTCACCATCGCCCGCCTCGATAACCTCGGCAAAGGCGCCGCCGGGGCCGCGGTGCAATGCATGAATCTTCATCTGGGCCTGGATGAAAGCTTTGGCTTGACCGTCTGA
- a CDS encoding YbhB/YbcL family Raf kinase inhibitor-like protein, which produces MPRIAPASPSARRIARFATRTVCLLLSLGCAAPALAEAPFSISSPDFFGGTLHPAQMYNHGGCKGGNQSPAVSWRGAPPGTAGFAITLHDIDTPGRGWWHWAVVNIPASIRQLNANASASGALAALGAVEARNDFDNDGYGGPCPPAGTVHRYVLTVYALKTTNLRVAPGRPAPFFEHEILDSALAHASIVVKNPPLP; this is translated from the coding sequence TTGCCGCGAATTGCACCCGCATCTCCGTCCGCACGACGCATCGCACGTTTCGCCACGCGCACCGTCTGCCTGCTCCTGTCGCTGGGCTGCGCCGCACCGGCACTTGCCGAAGCGCCGTTTTCCATCAGCAGTCCTGACTTTTTCGGTGGCACGCTGCACCCCGCGCAAATGTACAACCACGGCGGCTGCAAGGGCGGCAATCAATCGCCCGCGGTGAGCTGGCGCGGTGCGCCGCCCGGCACCGCCGGCTTCGCGATCACGCTGCACGACATCGACACGCCCGGGCGCGGCTGGTGGCACTGGGCCGTCGTCAATATCCCCGCGTCGATCCGGCAACTGAACGCCAACGCCAGCGCCTCGGGTGCGCTGGCGGCGCTCGGCGCGGTGGAAGCGCGCAATGATTTCGACAACGACGGCTACGGCGGCCCCTGTCCTCCCGCCGGTACGGTACACCGTTACGTGCTGACCGTCTATGCGCTGAAGACGACGAATCTGCGGGTCGCTCCGGGCCGCCCGGCGCCTTTCTTCGAACATGAAATTCTCGATAGCGCGCTGGCGCACGCCTCCATCGTCGTCAAAAACCCACCACTTCCGTAA
- a CDS encoding response regulator transcription factor: MTQPIRVIIADDHPLILLGTALSLADRKQFQVTGKARNSTELIALLTSEPCDVLVCDLAMPGGSYGDGLPMIAYIHRHFPQVRLIVQTMLDNPGILKGLQQSGVKGVLNKGDDMTLITAAVLGVMGGGAYVGPSIRKAFERVGMNEQEGGVAATLSKRESEVLRLYVGGATVKEIASSLNRSVKTISTQKMCAMQKIGVTRDADLFKYAQMNGFLNLPGDVLGPD; encoded by the coding sequence ATGACGCAGCCGATCAGAGTCATCATTGCGGATGATCATCCGCTCATCCTGCTGGGCACCGCCTTGTCCCTGGCGGACCGCAAGCAGTTTCAGGTGACGGGGAAGGCACGCAATTCGACCGAATTGATTGCCCTGCTCACGAGCGAGCCGTGCGACGTGCTGGTCTGCGATCTGGCGATGCCGGGCGGGTCCTATGGCGATGGTCTGCCGATGATCGCCTATATCCACCGGCATTTCCCGCAGGTCCGTTTGATCGTGCAGACGATGCTGGACAACCCCGGGATTCTGAAAGGGCTGCAACAATCGGGCGTCAAGGGGGTGTTGAACAAGGGCGACGACATGACGCTGATTACCGCGGCGGTGCTTGGCGTCATGGGGGGCGGCGCGTATGTCGGGCCGTCGATTCGCAAGGCATTCGAGCGTGTCGGCATGAACGAGCAGGAAGGCGGCGTGGCCGCGACGCTCAGCAAGCGGGAATCGGAAGTGCTGCGTCTCTACGTCGGCGGTGCGACCGTCAAGGAGATCGCGTCGAGTCTGAACCGCAGCGTCAAGACGATCAGCACGCAGAAGATGTGCGCGATGCAGAAGATCGGCGTCACGCGCGATGCCGATCTCTTCAAATACGCGCAGATGAACGGATTCCTGAACCTGCCGGGCGACGTGCTGGGCCCGGACTAG
- a CDS encoding orotate phosphoribosyltransferase, whose amino-acid sequence MNSIERQSIAETTAKILLEVQAVHFNAQTPFKLTSGWASPVYIDCRKLISFPRARRALMEMAEKVILSDIGFEQLDSVAGGETAGIPFSAWIADRLDLPMQYVRKKPKGFGRNAQIEGHLEPGSRVLLVEDLTTDGRSKINFCEALRTAGAEVKHVFVLFHYGIFQQSQSALADIGVSLHALATWHDVLAVARTQSYFDKNTLDEVEAFLHDPAGWSARNGGVHASS is encoded by the coding sequence ATGAATAGCATCGAGCGTCAATCGATCGCCGAAACGACCGCCAAGATCCTCCTGGAAGTACAGGCGGTGCATTTCAATGCACAAACCCCGTTCAAGCTGACGTCCGGCTGGGCCAGCCCGGTCTACATCGATTGCCGCAAGCTGATTTCGTTTCCGCGCGCGCGCCGCGCGTTGATGGAAATGGCGGAAAAAGTCATTCTCAGCGATATCGGCTTCGAGCAACTGGATTCGGTCGCTGGCGGCGAAACCGCCGGCATCCCGTTCTCCGCATGGATCGCCGACCGTCTCGATCTGCCGATGCAGTACGTGCGCAAGAAGCCCAAGGGTTTTGGCCGCAACGCGCAGATCGAGGGCCATCTCGAACCCGGCTCGCGCGTCCTGCTGGTCGAGGACCTGACGACCGACGGCCGCAGCAAGATCAACTTCTGCGAAGCGCTGCGCACCGCGGGGGCCGAAGTCAAACACGTGTTCGTGCTGTTCCACTACGGCATCTTCCAGCAGAGCCAGTCGGCGCTGGCGGATATTGGCGTATCGCTGCACGCGCTGGCGACCTGGCACGACGTGCTGGCTGTCGCGCGGACTCAGTCCTATTTCGACAAGAACACGCTCGACGAAGTCGAGGCCTTCCTGCACGATCCCGCCGGCTGGTCCGCCCGCAATGGCGGCGTCCACGCCAGCAGTTGA
- a CDS encoding DUF481 domain-containing protein — MALKKTRALPLLMMFASSPLWAQIVGLPSDAAVKTDGVWRGALNGGVSVASGNTNSTSVNVSANLQRATAVDKFIASLTGLYGTTTSDGSRSVSDNLVKLETEYDHDLGKKVYGLGVFQVQRNELQDLNFQSSVGAGLGYHVIRTTPTSFDVFSGLSFNYEKYSGDTRNYPELLIGENLVHKLGSASSLSERISVYPNLGYIGDYRTQADVALTTAIANRIQLKLSLSNSYQNHPVAGVKKVNTLFLTTIGYTFGPK, encoded by the coding sequence ATGGCTCTCAAGAAAACCCGCGCACTTCCTCTCCTCATGATGTTCGCCTCGTCGCCGCTGTGGGCGCAGATCGTCGGCCTGCCCAGCGACGCCGCCGTCAAGACCGACGGCGTCTGGCGCGGCGCCCTGAACGGCGGCGTCAGCGTCGCTTCCGGCAATACCAATTCCACCAGCGTCAACGTCAGCGCGAATCTGCAGCGTGCGACCGCCGTCGACAAATTCATCGCCTCGCTGACCGGCCTGTACGGCACGACGACCTCGGACGGCAGCCGCTCGGTTTCGGACAATCTGGTCAAGCTGGAAACCGAGTACGATCACGATCTCGGCAAGAAGGTCTACGGGCTGGGCGTCTTCCAGGTCCAGCGCAACGAGTTGCAGGACCTCAATTTCCAGTCGTCGGTGGGCGCGGGTCTGGGCTATCACGTCATCCGTACCACGCCGACCAGCTTCGATGTGTTCTCGGGTCTGTCGTTCAACTATGAAAAGTACTCGGGCGACACGCGCAATTACCCGGAACTCCTGATCGGCGAGAATCTGGTGCACAAGCTGGGCAGCGCGTCCTCGCTGAGCGAGCGCATATCGGTGTACCCGAACCTGGGCTATATCGGCGACTACCGCACGCAGGCGGACGTTGCGTTGACGACCGCGATCGCCAACCGCATTCAGTTGAAGCTGTCGCTATCGAACAGCTATCAGAACCACCCGGTGGCCGGCGTCAAAAAGGTCAACACGTTGTTCCTGACGACGATCGGCTATACCTTCGGACCGAAATAA
- a CDS encoding TlpA family protein disulfide reductase, with amino-acid sequence MSSLSPSTSGRKGLLGALAVIVALAIAVTGWFAFTSTKHVPDATFTLLSGQKVSTGELKGKVYLINFWATSCETCMHEMPQMISTFEQFKPAGLEFVAVAMNYDAPMYVANYAKTRDLPFKVALDDGSAARQFGNVQLTPTTFVVDRDGRILKRYVGEPSFPELHKLLETALSKQA; translated from the coding sequence ATGAGCTCTCTATCCCCATCGACGTCGGGCCGCAAGGGCCTGCTCGGGGCACTGGCCGTGATCGTCGCGCTGGCCATCGCGGTGACCGGCTGGTTCGCCTTCACCTCGACCAAGCACGTTCCCGATGCGACCTTCACGCTGCTTTCCGGCCAGAAAGTGTCGACCGGCGAACTGAAAGGCAAGGTCTACCTGATCAACTTCTGGGCGACGAGTTGCGAGACCTGCATGCACGAGATGCCGCAGATGATCAGCACCTTCGAGCAGTTCAAGCCCGCCGGCCTGGAGTTCGTCGCCGTGGCGATGAATTACGACGCACCGATGTACGTCGCGAACTACGCGAAGACGCGCGACCTGCCGTTCAAGGTGGCGCTCGACGATGGCAGCGCGGCGCGCCAGTTCGGCAATGTCCAGCTCACGCCGACCACCTTCGTCGTCGACCGCGACGGGCGCATCCTCAAACGCTACGTCGGCGAACCGTCGTTCCCCGAATTGCACAAACTCCTCGAAACGGCCCTGTCCAAGCAGGCCTGA